One candidate division KSB1 bacterium genomic window carries:
- a CDS encoding PAS domain S-box protein — MSDQTQAVVLHVDDNDAMRYAVGRVLREHHIRVWEAATGEEALKLAEQLPDLILLDVVLPDMSGIEICRLLKSRTDTAHIPILHLTALAKSGEEQLRAVDQGADGYLTYPIDNKTLIASINAFLRIKRAEDALRESERRFAVALKNAPITVCYQDKSLRYIWIYGRHELLNEERLLGKTDAEILPMRQAFHLISLKRDILTNGYSAHKEIELTLDDRTLYFDMTIERLTDGRNNPVGVVTVLFDITDRKRIQNALLSLLEDERRTREELWESEQRFRTIYENTVIGFYRTTPDGRILMANPALVRMLGYDSFEELAQRNLNENGFEPQYLRDEFRARIERTGVVLGLESTWKRRDGTIIYVRENARLVRDEEGNPLYYEGAAEDITERRRAEQKVHEQLEELQRW; from the coding sequence ATGTCTGATCAAACTCAAGCTGTCGTCCTGCACGTCGATGACAATGATGCCATGCGTTATGCCGTAGGACGAGTTCTTCGGGAACACCATATTAGAGTATGGGAAGCTGCAACGGGGGAAGAGGCTCTGAAATTAGCCGAACAGTTGCCCGATCTTATCCTCCTGGATGTCGTCTTGCCTGACATGAGCGGCATCGAAATCTGCAGGCTCCTGAAATCCCGCACCGATACAGCCCACATCCCGATTCTTCATTTAACGGCCTTAGCTAAAAGCGGTGAAGAACAGCTTCGCGCCGTCGATCAAGGTGCGGACGGTTATCTGACCTATCCGATCGACAACAAAACGCTCATCGCTTCGATCAATGCTTTTCTGCGCATCAAACGCGCCGAAGATGCTTTGCGGGAAAGCGAGCGCCGTTTTGCAGTGGCTTTAAAAAATGCCCCTATTACGGTTTGTTACCAAGACAAGTCACTGCGTTACATTTGGATTTATGGGCGTCATGAGTTGCTCAATGAAGAACGGCTGCTCGGGAAAACGGATGCCGAAATACTGCCCATGAGGCAAGCTTTCCATTTGATTTCTTTAAAGCGGGATATTTTGACCAACGGTTATTCGGCTCATAAAGAAATCGAGCTCACTCTTGATGATCGCACCTTATATTTTGATATGACCATCGAACGCCTGACTGACGGTCGGAACAATCCGGTCGGCGTGGTGACCGTTTTGTTCGATATCACCGACCGTAAACGAATCCAAAATGCCCTTTTGAGCCTTTTAGAGGATGAACGGCGTACCCGAGAGGAGCTTTGGGAGAGCGAGCAAAGGTTTCGGACTATATATGAAAACACGGTCATCGGCTTTTACCGCACTACTCCGGACGGCCGCATCCTGATGGCCAATCCGGCCTTGGTCAGAATGCTCGGCTACGATTCGTTCGAAGAATTGGCGCAGCGCAATTTGAATGAAAACGGTTTCGAACCCCAATATTTGCGGGATGAATTTCGAGCGCGAATTGAGAGGACCGGCGTAGTCCTGGGTTTGGAATCAACATGGAAACGCCGCGACGGCACTATCATTTACGTACGGGAAAATGCGCGCCTCGTAAGAGATGAAGAGGGGAACCCTCTCTATTACGAAGGGGCGGCCGAAGACATTACCGAACGGCGTCGAGCCGAGCAAAAAGTGCACGAGCAATTAGAAGAGCTGCAGCGTTGG